A stretch of Comamonadaceae bacterium M7527 DNA encodes these proteins:
- a CDS encoding GntR family transcriptional regulator — protein sequence MDATPHSPHDDTAITPYRPATSTVKNSLVTRVREQLEDDIVEGRRLPGSQLHVEEIASLFDMSRTPVREALQQLEASGLVEVLPKRGTYVATLGVSTMMEMFEVMAELEAMCASLAAKRSTAAMHAEFAQAVAMCEHEARQGDANSYYRANEVFHHLIYQASGNQYLQQQTLQLKNRLKPYRRMQLQISKRIEQSLSEHRDLFEAITTADAKRAAQAARCHVMVQGQRFTDLIGLIRERSAT from the coding sequence TTGGACGCCACTCCCCACAGTCCCCATGACGACACCGCAATTACCCCCTACCGCCCTGCCACAAGCACTGTTAAAAACTCACTGGTCACGCGCGTGCGCGAACAGCTGGAAGACGACATCGTGGAAGGCAGACGCCTGCCCGGCTCACAGTTGCATGTGGAAGAGATAGCCAGCTTGTTTGACATGTCGCGCACGCCCGTGCGTGAAGCCTTGCAGCAGCTAGAGGCCAGCGGCTTGGTAGAGGTATTGCCCAAGCGCGGCACCTATGTCGCAACACTGGGTGTGAGCACCATGATGGAAATGTTTGAGGTGATGGCCGAACTGGAAGCCATGTGCGCCAGCCTGGCGGCCAAGCGCAGTACAGCGGCCATGCACGCCGAATTTGCGCAGGCCGTTGCCATGTGTGAGCACGAAGCCAGGCAAGGTGATGCCAACAGTTACTACCGTGCCAACGAGGTGTTTCACCACCTCATTTACCAGGCCAGCGGCAACCAGTATTTGCAGCAGCAAACGCTGCAACTCAAAAACCGGCTAAAGCCTTACAGGCGCATGCAGCTACAAATCAGCAAGCGCATTGAGCAATCGCTGTCGGAGCATAGAGACTTGTTCGAGGCCATCACCACAGCAGACGCTAAGCGCGCTGCTCAGGCAGCGCGCTGCCACGTGATGGTGCAAGGCCAGCGGTTTACCGACCTCATTGGCCTCATTCGCGAGCGCAGCGCCACCTAG
- the dctP gene encoding TRAP transporter substrate-binding protein DctP → MTFTIKSLVLAVVGATIMTAAHADVVLKASHQFPGGKGDVRDEMIQMIARDVAAANVGLTINVFPGASLVKPKEQWKAMLTGQIDMTSLPLDYASGFHPEFGATLMPGLVKNHAHARRINDSAFMKDIHAIINKGGVDVLANAWLAGAFGGKDKCIIEPKDVKGMKVRSAGSTFAEMWAGAGASIVSIPSPEVYNALQQGVAQGTDTSAGSFVSFRLYEQLKCLTAPGDEALWFMYEPVLISKKAMAKLNDAQKKALMVASAKAEAYFEAESKKLDEKLVDSFTKAGIDVKYMTAAQADAWRAVAAKTSYKNFGDKVAGGQALIDKALAVK, encoded by the coding sequence ATGACATTCACAATCAAGTCATTGGTGCTGGCCGTAGTAGGTGCAACCATTATGACCGCCGCGCATGCTGACGTGGTGCTCAAGGCATCGCATCAGTTTCCGGGTGGTAAAGGCGACGTGCGCGACGAGATGATACAAATGATCGCGCGCGATGTGGCTGCGGCCAATGTGGGTCTGACCATCAACGTATTCCCTGGCGCCAGTTTGGTCAAGCCCAAAGAGCAGTGGAAGGCCATGTTGACCGGCCAGATTGACATGACGTCTTTGCCACTGGACTACGCTTCTGGCTTCCACCCCGAGTTTGGCGCCACGCTGATGCCTGGCCTGGTTAAAAATCATGCCCATGCACGTCGTATCAACGACTCTGCATTCATGAAGGACATACACGCCATCATCAACAAAGGCGGCGTCGATGTGTTGGCCAACGCTTGGTTGGCAGGCGCCTTTGGCGGCAAGGACAAATGCATTATCGAGCCCAAGGACGTAAAGGGCATGAAGGTGCGCTCAGCGGGTTCAACCTTTGCTGAAATGTGGGCAGGCGCTGGCGCGTCTATTGTGTCCATCCCGTCTCCCGAGGTGTACAACGCCTTGCAACAAGGCGTGGCCCAGGGCACAGACACCTCTGCGGGTAGTTTTGTATCGTTTCGCTTGTACGAGCAGCTCAAGTGTTTAACAGCGCCTGGCGACGAGGCACTGTGGTTTATGTACGAGCCTGTGCTCATTTCCAAGAAGGCCATGGCCAAATTGAACGACGCACAAAAGAAGGCGTTGATGGTTGCATCTGCCAAGGCAGAAGCTTACTTTGAGGCCGAGTCCAAAAAGCTTGATGAAAAATTGGTGGATTCATTTACCAAGGCTGGCATTGATGTGAAGTACATGACAGCGGCACAAGCTGATGCCTGGCGCGCAGTGGCCGCCAAGACGTCTTACAAGAACTTTGGCGACAAAGTGGCCGGTGGCCAGGCATTGATAGACAAGGCACTGGCAGTCAAGTAA
- a CDS encoding TRAP transporter small permease yields MGLQGIDGVGHFAAGLMLLSVLVVCHMVFVRAVLNESSVWQTEFVTFALIAATFLGSPYILLTKGHVNVDLLPLMLGDVGRRRLAWLASSLGFGFCLLLFYSSLHWWWEAWVLELTTPTIWRARLWIPYLSFPIGLGLLCLQYMVDIWALAKGLSSPFAAMATQEEGAV; encoded by the coding sequence ATGGGTTTGCAAGGCATCGACGGCGTTGGGCATTTTGCCGCTGGCCTGATGCTGTTGTCGGTATTGGTGGTGTGCCACATGGTGTTTGTCAGGGCGGTGCTCAACGAGTCATCCGTATGGCAAACCGAGTTTGTGACCTTTGCCCTCATTGCCGCGACCTTTCTTGGTTCGCCCTACATATTGCTGACCAAAGGCCATGTCAACGTGGACTTGCTCCCTTTGATGCTGGGCGACGTGGGCCGCAGGCGTTTGGCTTGGCTGGCGTCCAGTCTGGGTTTTGGCTTTTGTTTGTTGTTGTTCTACAGCAGCTTGCACTGGTGGTGGGAGGCGTGGGTGCTGGAACTCACCACACCCACTATTTGGCGTGCACGCTTGTGGATTCCCTACCTCAGCTTCCCTATAGGCTTGGGTCTTCTGTGCTTGCAGTACATGGTTGATATCTGGGCGTTGGCCAAAGGCCTGTCCTCTCCGTTTGCCGCAATGGCCACACAAGAAGAAGGTGCGGTATGA
- a CDS encoding TRAP transporter large permease yields MNPLVTGALIFGVTLLLLATGMPIAFALGATALFFMWLNDGWAALTFLPETLFAGLDDFTLASIPMFVIMGAAVASSRAGSDLYEALSRWLYKVPGSLVISNIGACALFSALTGSSPATCAAIGKMGIPEMRRRGYDADLATGAIAAGGTLGILIPPSVTMILYGIASETSIGALFIAGIVPGLLLTGLFIAWALLLSWKRGNVAVFAGQSYTLLQRLELMPKLLPLLLVIVGVVYSLYGGIATPSEAAGVGAALCLVMVIVIYRMWTVKDLWHIMRDALRESGMLLMIIGMSVLFGYAMSSSLVTQSVATAIAELDVNRWVLLGFVNVFLLVLGCFLPPAAIILMTTPIILPVITAAGFDPVWFGVMLTINMELGLITPPVGLNLFVINGITPDVKLTTILRGAFPFMMCMVVAMVLLCLFPGIATWLPSVLMGYGG; encoded by the coding sequence ATGAATCCGTTGGTAACAGGCGCGCTTATTTTTGGCGTAACGCTTTTATTGTTGGCCACAGGCATGCCTATTGCGTTTGCACTGGGCGCCACGGCTTTGTTTTTCATGTGGCTTAACGACGGTTGGGCGGCACTCACTTTTTTGCCCGAAACCTTGTTTGCGGGCCTTGACGACTTCACTTTGGCATCTATTCCCATGTTCGTCATCATGGGTGCGGCGGTGGCCTCATCGCGTGCGGGCAGTGACTTGTACGAAGCCCTGTCGCGCTGGCTGTACAAGGTGCCAGGCTCCCTGGTTATCTCAAACATTGGCGCGTGTGCCTTGTTTTCTGCGTTGACAGGTTCGTCTCCAGCGACTTGCGCGGCCATAGGCAAGATGGGTATTCCAGAAATGCGCCGCCGTGGTTATGACGCCGATTTGGCCACTGGCGCCATTGCGGCCGGCGGCACACTGGGCATTTTGATTCCGCCCAGCGTGACCATGATTTTGTATGGCATTGCCAGCGAAACGTCTATTGGTGCCTTGTTCATCGCGGGCATTGTGCCGGGTTTGCTGCTGACCGGTTTGTTTATTGCGTGGGCCTTGTTGTTGAGCTGGAAACGGGGCAATGTTGCCGTGTTTGCAGGCCAAAGCTATACCCTGTTGCAACGCTTGGAGCTCATGCCCAAGCTGCTGCCCTTGTTGCTGGTGATTGTGGGTGTTGTGTACTCACTGTACGGCGGTATTGCCACGCCATCCGAGGCGGCGGGCGTAGGTGCTGCGCTGTGCCTGGTGATGGTGATTGTGATTTACCGCATGTGGACAGTGAAAGACTTGTGGCACATCATGCGAGACGCACTGCGCGAATCAGGCATGTTGCTCATGATCATTGGCATGTCGGTGTTGTTTGGCTACGCCATGTCGTCTTCGTTGGTGACCCAAAGCGTTGCCACCGCTATTGCCGAGTTAGACGTTAACCGCTGGGTATTGTTGGGCTTTGTAAACGTGTTTTTGCTGGTGCTGGGCTGCTTTTTGCCACCAGCGGCCATTATTCTCATGACCACGCCCATCATCTTGCCGGTCATCACCGCCGCTGGCTTTGATCCCGTGTGGTTTGGCGTGATGCTCACCATCAACATGGAGCTTGGCTTGATCACGCCGCCGGTTGGATTAAACCTGTTCGTCATCAATGGCATCACGCCTGACGTGAAGCTCACCACCATTTTGCGCGGCGCATTTCCCTTCATGATGTGCATGGTTGTGGCCATGGTGTTGTTGTGCCTTTTCCCTGGCATTGCCACCTGGCTGCCAAGTGTGTTGATGGGCTACGGAGGCTAG
- a CDS encoding malonyl-CoA decarboxylase: MFEKLWALAKQAQEDRGFKQLVLACKGLLSERGQANMYALADEVVAGWAALPASRYEAFFAVLATEFAPDEKRVAKAIQAYLDKPNPDTLAQLSSASEAPRQELLRRINRTGRGTATLLAMRVALLNCMRTRQGLNVVDADFLHLLSSWFNPGFLRFEPVSWDSSAALLEKIIHHEAVHAIDSWTHLRRRLQSDRRCYAFFHPQLEGEPLIFVEVALTHEIPPAIAPLIDIKGEPDTSAKPKVAVFYSISNCQPGLRGVSLGNFLIKRVAEHLAAELPSLKTYCTLSPVPGFGKWLEQADADSLAAPIAAQLQLVRKWQSEHTPLTQSDIGLMPQAAQTALQNLCAHWLVNGSHQHLSDPVARFHLDNGARLEQVNIAADLSKKGIKQSLSVMVNYVYDLDKVEARHESFMQGVVSHSSHVSKYLKA, encoded by the coding sequence ATGTTTGAAAAGCTGTGGGCCTTGGCCAAACAAGCGCAAGAGGACAGAGGCTTCAAGCAATTGGTACTGGCTTGCAAAGGTCTGCTGTCTGAGCGTGGCCAAGCCAATATGTATGCCTTGGCTGACGAAGTGGTGGCCGGTTGGGCAGCATTGCCCGCCAGCCGCTACGAGGCCTTTTTTGCGGTTTTGGCCACCGAGTTTGCGCCAGACGAGAAGCGGGTGGCCAAGGCCATTCAGGCCTATCTGGACAAGCCCAACCCAGACACGTTGGCACAACTGTCGAGCGCCAGTGAAGCGCCACGCCAAGAGCTGTTGCGTCGCATCAATAGAACAGGGCGGGGGACCGCCACGCTATTGGCCATGCGCGTAGCCTTGTTGAACTGCATGCGTACACGCCAAGGCCTAAACGTGGTGGACGCAGACTTTTTGCATTTGTTGTCGTCCTGGTTTAACCCGGGTTTTTTGCGCTTCGAGCCCGTCAGCTGGGACTCCAGCGCGGCTTTGCTTGAGAAAATCATTCACCACGAGGCAGTGCATGCCATAGACAGCTGGACGCATTTGCGCCGGCGTCTGCAAAGCGACAGGCGTTGCTATGCCTTTTTTCATCCACAGCTTGAGGGCGAGCCCCTGATATTTGTGGAAGTGGCGCTGACACACGAGATACCACCTGCCATTGCGCCGCTGATTGACATCAAGGGTGAGCCAGACACCAGCGCCAAGCCCAAGGTAGCGGTGTTTTACTCCATTAGCAACTGCCAGCCCGGCTTGCGCGGTGTGTCTTTGGGTAACTTTTTAATCAAGCGCGTGGCTGAGCACTTGGCCGCCGAGCTGCCCAGTCTCAAGACCTATTGCACCCTGTCCCCTGTGCCAGGTTTTGGCAAGTGGCTGGAACAAGCCGATGCCGACAGCCTGGCCGCACCGATTGCCGCGCAACTGCAACTGGTGCGTAAGTGGCAGTCTGAGCACACACCGCTCACGCAAAGTGACATAGGCCTGATGCCGCAAGCGGCGCAAACTGCCTTGCAAAACCTGTGCGCGCACTGGCTTGTCAACGGCTCTCACCAGCATTTGAGTGATCCTGTTGCGCGCTTTCACCTGGACAACGGTGCACGCCTTGAGCAGGTGAATATTGCGGCCGACTTGTCTAAAAAAGGCATCAAGCAGTCTTTGTCTGTGATGGTGAACTATGTATACGATTTAGACAAAGTAGAGGCCAGACACGAGTCATTTATGCAAGGTGTGGTGTCGCACTCGTCACACGTTAGTAAATACCTTAAAGCCTAA
- a CDS encoding malonyl-CoA synthase, translated as MSNSNHNFYTLLRQQFPKDLTKPAIYDEAGIYSWADLEQGSAMMANLLEGLNLPAASRIAVQVDKSVEAVMLYLATLRTGHVFLPLNTAYQSAEVGYFLDNAKPAVVVCSPANFGWVSKLAFQNGVATVFTLSDQRSGSLLERAAHCDSKHTPVGVAGNDLAVIIYTSGTTGRSKGAMLSHANIASNAQTLKTYWNWQPNDVLLHALPIFHVHGLFVAIHGALLNGSPMIWMKKFDPQAALAHMQQATVFMGVPTLYVRMLGLPGLSAKAVANMRLFVSGSAPLLTDTFEAWQQRTGHTILERYGMSETVMLTSNPCTPDQRHNGASKRLGGTVGFALPGVDLRVVDDQGQLLGAGEVGHIQVKGPSVFAGYWQMPEKTAEEFTADGYFKTGDVGLVSAQGYVTIVGRNKDLIISGGYNVYPAEIESVINNLPGVAESAVVGVPHPDFGEVGVAVVVAAGAANVNGTDLLATLKPMLANFKLPKHCVVVNELPRNTMGKVQKALLREQYATQFA; from the coding sequence ATGAGCAACTCCAATCACAATTTTTACACCCTGCTACGCCAGCAATTCCCCAAAGACCTGACAAAGCCCGCCATTTACGACGAGGCCGGCATTTACTCATGGGCAGATTTGGAGCAGGGTTCGGCCATGATGGCCAACCTGTTAGAGGGCTTGAATTTGCCAGCCGCAAGCCGCATTGCCGTGCAAGTGGACAAGTCGGTAGAGGCCGTCATGTTGTACCTGGCCACATTGCGCACAGGCCATGTGTTTTTGCCACTCAATACCGCCTACCAAAGCGCCGAGGTGGGGTACTTTTTAGACAACGCCAAGCCCGCAGTGGTGGTGTGTAGCCCTGCCAATTTTGGCTGGGTGAGCAAGCTGGCGTTTCAAAATGGCGTCGCGACTGTGTTTACCCTTAGCGACCAGCGCAGTGGCAGTCTGCTTGAGCGTGCTGCCCACTGTGACAGCAAACACACACCGGTTGGCGTTGCGGGCAATGACCTGGCCGTCATCATTTACACCAGTGGCACCACAGGGCGCAGCAAAGGCGCCATGCTCAGTCATGCCAATATTGCCAGCAACGCACAAACCCTCAAAACCTACTGGAACTGGCAGCCCAATGATGTGTTGCTGCACGCCTTGCCCATATTCCACGTACACGGTTTGTTCGTCGCGATTCATGGCGCCTTGCTCAACGGCAGCCCCATGATTTGGATGAAAAAGTTTGACCCGCAAGCCGCGCTGGCCCACATGCAGCAAGCCACTGTATTTATGGGCGTGCCCACGCTTTATGTGCGCATGCTTGGCCTGCCCGGGCTGAGCGCCAAGGCAGTTGCCAATATGCGCTTGTTTGTGTCTGGCTCAGCGCCCTTGTTGACGGACACATTTGAGGCGTGGCAACAGCGCACAGGCCACACTATTCTTGAGCGCTATGGCATGAGTGAAACCGTTATGCTCACCTCCAATCCGTGCACACCAGACCAACGCCACAACGGCGCGTCCAAACGACTGGGCGGTACCGTGGGTTTTGCGTTGCCTGGCGTGGACTTGCGCGTGGTAGACGATCAAGGCCAACTTCTTGGCGCCGGCGAGGTGGGCCACATACAAGTCAAAGGCCCCAGTGTGTTTGCAGGCTACTGGCAAATGCCCGAAAAAACTGCCGAAGAATTCACTGCCGACGGCTACTTTAAAACGGGCGACGTGGGCCTAGTCAGTGCCCAAGGCTACGTCACCATCGTAGGGCGCAATAAAGACTTGATCATCAGTGGCGGCTACAACGTGTACCCCGCTGAAATTGAGTCTGTCATCAACAACCTGCCTGGTGTGGCTGAAAGTGCCGTGGTGGGTGTGCCCCATCCAGACTTTGGCGAGGTGGGCGTTGCAGTCGTGGTGGCGGCTGGTGCGGCCAACGTAAACGGCACTGACTTGCTGGCCACACTAAAGCCCATGCTGGCCAACTTCAAGTTGCCCAAACACTGCGTCGTGGTGAATGAACTACCACGCAACACCATGGGTAAAGTGCAAAAGGCCTTGCTGCGCGAGCAATACGCCACGCAATTTGCCTGA
- a CDS encoding NAD(P)H-dependent oxidoreductase subunit E gives MPHAHIPLASVDQMRQRIRRSSQLKGRQACDHDLAQVLALIGEGPYRRDLLIEYLHQLNDAHLGLRDTHLVALAKLMRLPMAEVYEVASFYHHFDVLRDDAQPAAITVRVCNGLSCNLQGARDLLDKLPTLLGHAHARVVQVPCVGRCEQAPVAVVHQNPVVLATTDSVVQAVNSGALHHRISAGGARFEPADLTLQSVSKSTADIAPAYVDMATYVAQGGYALAASLDNAAAGTGETALSAMENAGLRGLGGAGFPAGRKWRIVREQAAPKLMAVNIDEGEPGTFKDRTYLERDPHRFLEGMLVAAKVVGVDACYLYIRDEYHGARALLQAELAKLQANPPCALPHIELRRGAGAYICGEESAMIESIEGKRGEPRMRPPYIAQVGLFGRPTLEHNFETLYWVRDIVQRGAQWFSGFGLNGRSGLRSFSVSGRVKQPGVKLAPAGISVRQLINEYCAGMQDGHQLYAYLPGGASGGILPERLADVPLDFDTLQPYGCFIGSAAVIVLSQQDCARDAALNMMQFFEHESCGQCTPCRVGTKKAATLMQAQVWDNDTLNDLGQVMVDASICGLGQAAPNPMRCVQQYFAHEVS, from the coding sequence ATGCCCCACGCCCATATCCCTTTGGCCTCGGTAGACCAGATGCGCCAGCGCATTCGTCGCAGCAGCCAGCTTAAAGGCAGGCAAGCCTGCGACCACGACTTGGCACAAGTGCTGGCCTTGATTGGTGAGGGGCCTTACAGGCGTGACTTGCTGATTGAGTACCTGCACCAGTTGAACGACGCGCACCTGGGCCTTCGTGACACGCATCTGGTGGCTTTGGCCAAGCTCATGCGCTTGCCCATGGCCGAGGTGTACGAGGTGGCCAGCTTCTACCACCACTTTGACGTGTTGCGCGACGATGCACAGCCAGCGGCCATCACCGTGCGCGTCTGCAATGGCTTGAGCTGTAACTTGCAAGGTGCGCGAGACTTGTTGGACAAGTTGCCCACACTGTTGGGCCACGCGCATGCCCGTGTGGTGCAGGTGCCATGCGTAGGTCGTTGTGAACAAGCACCAGTGGCCGTCGTACACCAGAACCCCGTGGTGTTGGCAACCACCGACTCTGTGGTGCAAGCTGTGAACAGCGGCGCATTACACCACCGCATAAGTGCGGGTGGCGCGCGCTTTGAGCCAGCCGATTTAACGTTGCAAAGCGTGAGCAAATCCACCGCGGACATAGCGCCCGCTTATGTAGACATGGCCACCTATGTTGCGCAAGGCGGCTACGCTTTGGCCGCATCACTTGACAATGCCGCAGCCGGGACGGGGGAGACCGCCTTGTCAGCCATGGAAAACGCTGGCCTGCGTGGTTTGGGCGGCGCTGGCTTTCCGGCAGGGCGCAAGTGGCGCATTGTGCGTGAGCAGGCCGCGCCCAAGCTGATGGCGGTCAACATCGACGAAGGCGAGCCAGGCACCTTTAAAGACCGCACCTACCTGGAGCGTGACCCGCATCGGTTTCTAGAGGGTATGTTGGTCGCTGCCAAAGTGGTAGGCGTAGACGCTTGCTACTTGTACATACGAGACGAATACCACGGCGCGCGCGCGTTGTTGCAAGCCGAGTTGGCCAAGCTACAAGCCAACCCGCCGTGCGCCTTGCCGCACATAGAGTTGCGCCGAGGCGCTGGCGCCTATATTTGCGGCGAAGAGTCCGCCATGATTGAAAGCATAGAAGGCAAGCGCGGTGAGCCTCGCATGCGCCCGCCCTACATTGCGCAAGTGGGGCTGTTTGGTCGGCCCACTTTGGAACACAACTTTGAGACGCTTTACTGGGTGCGCGACATCGTGCAGCGTGGCGCACAGTGGTTTAGCGGCTTTGGCCTCAATGGTCGTTCGGGCTTGCGCTCATTCAGCGTGAGCGGGCGCGTCAAACAGCCAGGTGTGAAGTTGGCGCCTGCTGGCATCAGCGTGCGCCAACTCATCAACGAGTATTGCGCCGGTATGCAAGACGGCCACCAGCTGTATGCCTACTTACCCGGCGGCGCGTCTGGCGGCATATTGCCAGAGCGCTTGGCCGACGTGCCACTGGACTTTGACACCTTGCAACCCTATGGCTGCTTTATTGGCTCAGCCGCCGTCATTGTGCTGAGCCAGCAGGACTGCGCCAGAGACGCTGCACTCAACATGATGCAGTTTTTTGAGCATGAGAGTTGCGGTCAATGCACACCTTGCCGCGTGGGTACAAAAAAGGCCGCCACGCTGATGCAAGCGCAGGTGTGGGACAACGACACCTTGAACGATTTGGGCCAGGTCATGGTGGATGCGTCTATCTGTGGCCTTGGCCAAGCCGCGCCCAACCCCATGCGTTGTGTGCAGCAGTACTTTGCCCACGAGGTGTCTTGA